The Colius striatus isolate bColStr4 chromosome 25, bColStr4.1.hap1, whole genome shotgun sequence region gggagctgcagcccctccgCAGTGTTTTCTGGATCCATTTCTTGTGCTTCACAGCCGAGGTGGCAACCGGCGGCTTGAAAAGGTCGGTGGGCTCCGGGCTGGAGAAGGACAGAACACCGGCCACCGCCGCACGCCGCCCGCACACCAGGGGACCCCCGGAGTCACCCTGGGGGGAGGTGACAGTGCCAGGAGCCCCTCCATGCCTGAGGGCCACCTcctcagagcccccccaaacccggGGGTGTCACCTGAGGGTGGGGAAAGAGCTCTGCATTGGGCTGGCCACCTTGCAAAGCCCTTTgcccccctcctcagcacctcaccttgGAGGGTGCTGAGCCCCTGCGGCATCCCTGGAAGCAGATCATGGTGGGGGTGATTTCCCCGTCCCAGAAGCGGCTGTTGTTGCACATCCTGCTGTCCAGCACCGTgacctccagctcctgcagcgtGGCTGAGAGCCCCCCGTGCCCACCGACCCCCCAGCCTGCCACGCTGCAGGTTGCCCCTGCCATTGGCTCCTTGCCCAGCAGCCTGATGAGCCGCCGCGTCCTGCTCAGCGTCACCGTCCCCTCCAGCTGCAGGGAGGGCGCTGGGTAGTGCCATATCCCCCTGGCACGGTGCAGGGGGCTGCCAGGGAGCACCCACCACAGCGAGTGGGCAGCCaagggggagcagggagctgtcaGCGAGAGGTGCGAGCGCTTGGAGGTGTGAAGAGGAAACAGCACCCAGCTGGCAGccggtccctcacctcagctGCGGGTGTGAGCCCGCCCTGCACCCTCCCCAGCAGGGCTGATGGATgtgtgctgctcccagccccgcagccaacCTTTCCCCACAGCCCTAcctggagcaggagaaggtCGTTTTCCATCGTGTGACGGTTGTAGCTggggtgggcacaggctgcccggatgGGGAGGGTCTGTGTGGCCGGCCCATGCTCCTTCAGCCTGTGCAGCCCCACCACTGCCATCCCCACggccctcctcctgccccatggtgggagatggtgtcagaGAGAGCCCCCTCGAGCCTCCCAAGCCCCTGTCCCTGCACCAGGCAGGATGTGGCCGCTGCAGACTCACCCCTGAGGGAAGCAGTGGGCTGCTGTCAGCACCCAGCGCCGGTGCAGCAGCGCTCCCCCGCAGGCATgacccctcctcagctggatgGACACCATGTAGGGCCTGGAGTGGGGTTTGGCCTCGTGGCCTCCGATGACTGATGAGGGCTGGAGCCATCCCTGTGCTGCCAGAGAGAGCAGAGCCCATCTCCATCCCAAGAGGGAAAGGCCAAGGAGGTCCCCAACCAGCTCCCACTGTCCCCCCTGTGCCTCCCTGCAAGCTGGTGGCCACTCCCTGTGCCCAATGATGCCAGGACCCCGCTGGCCACCCCAGacctgctccctcagccctcaCCTGGTCCAGCCCAAGGGAGggtgaagagcagcagcagccccaggcagctcctcggccccatcctcagcagcagtgcagctgcagtggtgcagagcagcagcaggacatgGACCCCCCCTGAACAGGGGggc contains the following coding sequences:
- the LOC133627841 gene encoding granzyme M-like translates to PRSCLGLLLLFTLPWAGPAQGWLQPSSVIGGHEAKPHSRPYMVSIQLRRGHACGGALLHRRWVLTAAHCFPQGRRAVGMAVVGLHRLKEHGPATQTLPIRAACAHPSYNRHTMENDLLLLQLEGTVTLSRTRRLIRLLGKEPMAGATCSVAGWGVGGHGGLSATLQELEVTVLDSRMCNNSRFWDGEITPTMICFQGCRRGSAPSKGDSGGPLVCGRRAAVAGVLSFSSPEPTDLFKPPVATSAVKHKKWIQKTLRRGCSSP